From Sphingomonas bisphenolicum, one genomic window encodes:
- a CDS encoding class A beta-lactamase-related serine hydrolase gives MKDGRTSALKSVRLAMLPRLIAGLWMLIAMFVSPAQAAPSPAYQARAEQLLAILGATGGEEAYFSTLFLEAVPVDRWRAIAADLRAQHGKPLALGAVRTDSATAGQVEIRYERATVGFTLVVAPQAPNLVVGLHIVGARTANDSLDKVMAEIAALPGTTAFAIAQLTDMGPQSLRTHRADAQMATGSSFKLYILAELARAAAGERRWSDVIPLGPKSFSGRLLNWPDRAPMTLHSLATAMIAESDNSASDTLLRALGRDRVDAMLATTGHADAAKVLPILSTAEAFALKMPANADLRRRYEAGSLADRRGLLHDAAPRLTADKVDVGSVAEIPTAIDSIEWFASSRDMIGLLDWLRLHGGDALSVLAVNPGIAPADAKRWRYLGYKGGSEPGVMAMNVLAQARNGRWYAASASWNNPAARLDEPKLVALMTRALNLLAE, from the coding sequence TTGAAGGACGGGCGCACCTCTGCCCTGAAGTCGGTGCGCCTGGCCATGCTGCCTCGCCTTATCGCTGGCTTATGGATGCTGATCGCCATGTTCGTGTCCCCTGCACAGGCAGCCCCCTCCCCGGCCTATCAGGCTCGCGCGGAACAGTTGCTCGCCATCCTCGGCGCTACGGGCGGCGAGGAGGCCTATTTCTCCACGCTCTTTCTGGAAGCCGTGCCGGTCGACCGCTGGCGCGCCATCGCCGCCGACCTGCGCGCCCAGCATGGCAAACCGCTGGCGCTGGGCGCGGTGCGGACCGACAGCGCCACCGCGGGTCAGGTCGAAATTCGCTATGAGCGCGCGACCGTGGGCTTCACCCTGGTCGTCGCGCCGCAAGCGCCCAATCTGGTCGTCGGCCTGCATATCGTCGGTGCCCGTACCGCCAATGACAGCCTGGACAAGGTGATGGCGGAGATCGCCGCCCTGCCCGGCACCACCGCCTTCGCGATCGCGCAACTGACCGATATGGGTCCGCAGTCGCTGCGCACCCATCGCGCCGACGCGCAGATGGCGACAGGCTCCAGCTTCAAACTCTATATTCTCGCCGAACTGGCGCGCGCGGCGGCGGGCGAGCGGCGCTGGAGCGACGTCATTCCGCTCGGCCCGAAAAGCTTCTCCGGGCGGCTGCTGAACTGGCCCGACCGCGCGCCGATGACGCTGCACAGCCTCGCCACAGCGATGATCGCCGAAAGCGACAATAGCGCGAGCGATACGCTGCTGCGCGCGCTGGGGCGGGATCGGGTAGACGCCATGCTGGCCACGACCGGCCATGCCGATGCGGCCAAGGTGCTGCCGATCCTGAGCACCGCCGAAGCCTTCGCGCTCAAAATGCCGGCCAATGCCGATCTGCGCCGCCGCTACGAAGCGGGATCGCTCGCTGACCGTCGCGGGCTGCTGCACGATGCGGCTCCCCGTCTGACTGCCGACAAGGTGGACGTAGGCAGCGTGGCTGAAATTCCCACAGCGATCGACAGCATCGAATGGTTCGCATCATCAAGGGACATGATCGGCCTGCTCGACTGGCTGCGCCTGCATGGCGGCGACGCGCTGTCGGTCCTGGCCGTCAACCCCGGCATCGCGCCCGCCGATGCGAAACGCTGGCGCTATCTGGGCTATAAGGGCGGCAGCGAACCCGGCGTGATGGCGATGAACGTGCTGGCGCAGGCGCGCAACGGCCGCTGGTATGCGGCCAGCGCCAGTTGGAACAACCCCGCCGCGCGGCTGGACGAACCAAAGCTGGTAGCGCTGATGACGAGGGCGCTTAACCTGCTGGCGGAATAG
- a CDS encoding outer membrane protein has protein sequence MKTNFIAPLGATLALVLAMPAVAQDSAPVDWTGPYVGGSFGYNWQKKDGAEHLRFDSDADGDYDDVIRTGTGANAFSPGTCGGAARGSTPASGCSSDKDAIGWMGHVGYDRQFGSIVAGVVAEAGKAYISDSVTEYSTTPAFYTMTRRIDYNANLRARLGYTTPGGIMPYITGGLAYAKVKNSFSTSNGANSFTEVDRKEDGWGYTMGGGIEAKVSNNFSIGARYLWTRYNVGDYRVDVGAGTAPATNPFRITPSGGASINRGDKFDTQSVMVTTSFRF, from the coding sequence ATGAAGACCAACTTTATTGCGCCGCTTGGCGCCACCCTGGCGCTCGTCCTGGCGATGCCTGCGGTTGCCCAGGACAGCGCACCGGTGGACTGGACGGGACCGTATGTCGGTGGCTCTTTCGGTTATAACTGGCAGAAGAAGGATGGCGCCGAACATCTGCGCTTCGATTCCGATGCTGACGGCGATTATGACGACGTTATAAGAACCGGCACGGGCGCCAACGCCTTCTCGCCCGGCACATGCGGCGGCGCGGCGCGGGGGTCGACTCCGGCCAGCGGTTGCTCCAGCGACAAGGACGCAATCGGCTGGATGGGCCATGTCGGTTATGACCGACAGTTCGGCAGCATCGTTGCGGGCGTCGTTGCCGAAGCCGGCAAGGCTTATATCAGCGACAGCGTGACCGAATATTCGACCACGCCGGCCTTCTACACCATGACCCGCCGGATCGATTATAACGCCAATCTGCGTGCCCGTCTGGGTTACACGACTCCCGGCGGCATCATGCCCTATATCACCGGCGGTCTTGCCTATGCGAAGGTGAAGAACAGCTTCAGCACCAGCAACGGCGCCAACAGCTTCACCGAAGTTGATCGGAAGGAAGATGGCTGGGGCTACACCATGGGTGGTGGTATCGAGGCCAAGGTGTCGAACAACTTCTCCATCGGCGCGCGTTATCTGTGGACCCGCTACAATGTCGGCGACTATCGCGTAGATGTCGGCGCGGGCACGGCCCCGGCTACCAATCCGTTCCGCATCACCCCGTCGGGCGGCGCCAGCATCAATCGTGGCGACAAGTTCGACACGCAGAGCGTGATGGTGACCACCAGCTTCCGCTTCTGA
- the parE gene encoding DNA topoisomerase IV subunit B, with protein MSEDLFAANTPATPQYDASTIEVLEGLEPVRRRPGMYIGGTDERALHHLASEVLDNSMDEAVAGHATRIEVTLEAGNKLTITDNGRGIPVDAHPKFPGKSALEVILTTLHSGGKFEGKAYATSGGLHGVGISVVNALSTDTVVEVARNKELFRQKFARGLPVTTLEKVGAAPNRRGTLVSFVPDTEIFGEQKFKPARLHRLARSKAYLFAGVEIRWKCDPSLISDDTPAEAVFQFPGGLADHLKEQVGDRDCATSVFFSGNQDFPGTAGRVEWAVAWPLWSDGSYSWYCNTIPTPDGGTHEAGLRAALVKGIRAFAELIGQKKGKDITADDIMTSSEIMLSVFIRDPQFQSQTKDRLTSPDAARLVENAVRDHFDHYLTDHMDRGKALLAYVLDRMDERLKRKQEKEVKRKTATNSRKLRLPGKLTDCSNDDPEGAEIFLVEGDSAGGSAKQARDRKTQAILPLRGKILNVASANNAKILANQEIADMILALGCGTRKDCNPDNLRYERIVIMTDADVDGAHIATLLMTFFFQEMPELVRRGHLYLAQPPLYRLVAGGKSLYAKDDAHREQLMAKEFKGKKVEVSRFKGLGEMNPMQLRETTMDPKTRMLIRITLPDDIEDRQQVRDLVDRLMGTNPAHRFAFIQENAAAVDEEAIDA; from the coding sequence ATGTCCGAAGACCTGTTCGCCGCCAACACTCCCGCCACGCCGCAATATGACGCTTCCACCATCGAGGTGCTGGAGGGACTGGAGCCGGTGCGTCGCCGCCCCGGCATGTATATCGGCGGCACCGACGAGCGTGCGCTGCACCATCTGGCGTCCGAAGTGCTGGACAACAGCATGGACGAAGCGGTGGCCGGTCACGCCACCCGGATCGAGGTGACGCTGGAGGCCGGCAACAAGCTGACCATCACCGACAATGGCCGCGGCATCCCGGTGGACGCACATCCCAAATTTCCCGGCAAATCGGCGCTGGAGGTGATCCTGACCACGCTCCATTCGGGCGGCAAATTCGAGGGCAAGGCCTATGCCACCTCAGGCGGCCTGCATGGCGTGGGCATTTCCGTGGTCAATGCGCTGTCGACCGATACGGTGGTCGAAGTGGCGCGCAACAAGGAATTGTTCCGCCAGAAATTTGCGCGAGGCTTGCCCGTCACGACGCTGGAAAAGGTCGGCGCGGCGCCCAACCGGCGCGGCACGCTGGTCAGTTTCGTGCCGGACACCGAGATTTTCGGCGAACAGAAGTTCAAGCCGGCCCGGCTGCATCGGCTTGCCCGGTCCAAGGCCTATCTGTTTGCGGGCGTCGAAATCCGCTGGAAATGCGATCCGTCGCTGATCAGCGACGATACGCCGGCCGAAGCCGTGTTCCAGTTTCCCGGCGGCCTGGCCGACCATCTGAAGGAACAGGTGGGCGACCGCGATTGCGCGACCAGTGTCTTCTTTTCGGGCAATCAGGATTTCCCCGGCACCGCGGGCCGGGTCGAATGGGCGGTCGCCTGGCCGCTCTGGTCGGACGGCAGCTATAGCTGGTATTGCAACACCATTCCGACACCCGACGGCGGCACCCACGAAGCGGGACTGCGCGCCGCGCTGGTCAAGGGCATCCGCGCCTTTGCCGAACTGATCGGACAGAAGAAGGGCAAGGACATCACCGCCGATGACATCATGACGTCATCGGAAATCATGCTGTCCGTCTTCATCCGCGATCCGCAGTTTCAGAGTCAGACCAAGGATCGGCTGACCAGCCCCGACGCCGCGCGACTGGTAGAAAATGCGGTGCGCGACCATTTCGACCATTATCTGACCGACCATATGGATCGGGGCAAGGCGCTGCTCGCCTATGTGCTCGACCGCATGGACGAGCGCCTCAAGCGCAAGCAGGAGAAAGAGGTCAAGCGCAAGACCGCGACCAATAGCCGCAAGCTCCGCCTACCCGGCAAGCTGACGGATTGTTCGAACGATGACCCGGAAGGCGCTGAAATCTTTTTGGTCGAAGGCGATAGCGCCGGCGGTTCCGCCAAGCAGGCGCGCGATCGCAAGACCCAGGCGATCCTGCCCCTGCGCGGCAAGATATTGAACGTCGCGTCCGCCAATAACGCCAAGATCCTGGCCAATCAGGAAATCGCCGACATGATCCTGGCGCTGGGCTGCGGCACGCGCAAGGACTGCAACCCGGACAATCTGCGCTACGAGCGCATCGTCATCATGACCGACGCCGACGTGGACGGCGCGCATATCGCGACGCTCCTGATGACCTTCTTCTTCCAGGAAATGCCTGAACTGGTACGGCGCGGCCATCTCTATCTCGCCCAGCCGCCGCTCTATCGGCTGGTGGCGGGCGGCAAGAGCCTCTACGCCAAGGACGACGCCCATCGCGAACAGCTCATGGCCAAGGAGTTCAAGGGCAAGAAGGTGGAGGTCAGCCGCTTCAAGGGGCTGGGCGAAATGAACCCGATGCAGTTGCGCGAAACCACCATGGACCCCAAGACCCGAATGCTGATCCGCATCACCCTGCCCGACGATATCGAGGATCGGCAGCAGGTGCGCGATCTGGTCGACCGGCTGATGGGCACCAACCCCGCGCATCGCTTCGCCTTCATCCAGGAAAATGCCGCCGCGGTGGACGAGGAAGCGATCGACGCTTGA